TCCAGCCCGGCACCTTCGAGGGCTGGATCCACCGGATCACCACGAACCTCTTCCTGGACGGCGCCCGCCGCCGGCAGAAGATCCGCTTCGACGGCATGGCCGACGGCTCCGAGGAGCGGCTGCCCAGCAGCTGGCCCACCCCGTCCGAGCAGCTCGCCGACGCCGACCTCGACCACGACGTCGCCGCCGCCCTGGCCGCGCTGTCCCCGGACTTCCGGGCGGCCGTCGTGCTCTGCGACATCGAGGGGCTGAGCTACGACGAGATCAGCGAGGTCCTCGACATCAAGATCGGCACCGTCCGCAGCCGCATCCACCGCGGGCGCTCGCAGCTCCGCGCCGCCCTGGCCCACCGCCGCCCCACCGGGGAGCGCGGCCGGTACCTCGGTGTGGAGGTGGAGCGGGGCGAGGCCGCACCGGCCCGCGGCGAGCGTCGCGGCCGGGCGGAACGGGAGCGCGTCGGGTGACCCGCCGGCCCTGCCGTCCCCTCGCCGAGGACCGCTCCGCGCTCGTCGACGGCTCGCTGCCGCCCGCGCGCCGGGAGCGGCTGCTCGTGCACCTGGTGCACTGCACCCCCTGCCGGGACGACGTCGCCGAGCTCCGTCGGCTCCGGGAGTCGCTGCGGCGCCGGACCTCGTCCGAGGCCCCGCACGACCTCGCGCAGCGACTGGTCCTCATCGCCGGCGCGGAGGCGCGG
The window above is part of the Friedmanniella luteola genome. Proteins encoded here:
- the sigE gene encoding RNA polymerase sigma factor SigE, whose product is MAQWPAPDPEQWQPPVDATSDAEPPVWTPPTWEEVVRDHSARVYRLAYRLTGNAHDAEDLTQDVFVRVFRSLHRFQPGTFEGWIHRITTNLFLDGARRRQKIRFDGMADGSEERLPSSWPTPSEQLADADLDHDVAAALAALSPDFRAAVVLCDIEGLSYDEISEVLDIKIGTVRSRIHRGRSQLRAALAHRRPTGERGRYLGVEVERGEAAPARGERRGRAERERVG